ACGACGTTTGCGTGCATCAAAATTGGCAAATATCGATAAGATACCAGCGATTATTCGTTCTTATTCTGATAATGAGATGATGGTGCTCTCTATTTTGGAAAATTTACAGCGTGATGATATGAGTCCATTAGACGAAGCCGAAAGCATCAAAAAAATTATAGAAAAAAGTGCGATGACTCATGAGGAAGTTGCTCAGCATCTCGGAAAATCTCGCTCCTATATTTCAAATCTCTTGAGAATTTTAAAACTCCCTCAAGAAATACTTCTTCTATTAGAAGATAAAAAAATCAGTTTAGCTCACGCCCGGACACTTCTTGCTGAAGAAAATAAGGAAAAACAAGTTTCCTTAGCTCATAAAATCATTGAAGAGAAACTAAATGTGCGCCAACTTGAAGATATTATTTATCAAAAAGTCCCCACTAAAAAAAAGAGCAATAAAAAAAGCATTTATATAGAAGAAAAGGAAAAAGAACTTGCAAGATGTTTAGGTGTAAGTAATAAAATTTCATATAATGATAAGCATCAAAATGGGAAATTAGAATTGCATTTTGAAAGTCTGGAACAACTCGAAGAACTCTTGAATAAACTCACAAAAAATCCACAGTAAATGTAC
This window of the Lactococcus garvieae subsp. garvieae genome carries:
- a CDS encoding ParB/RepB/Spo0J family partition protein, whose product is MEEKIYLLNIEDISKNPYQPRRHFDHNKLKELSQSIEVNGVLQPIIVRKSNLFGYELLAGERRLRASKLANIDKIPAIIRSYSDNEMMVLSILENLQRDDMSPLDEAESIKKIIEKSAMTHEEVAQHLGKSRSYISNLLRILKLPQEILLLLEDKKISLAHARTLLAEENKEKQVSLAHKIIEEKLNVRQLEDIIYQKVPTKKKSNKKSIYIEEKEKELARCLGVSNKISYNDKHQNGKLELHFESLEQLEELLNKLTKNPQ